The following DNA comes from Triticum aestivum cultivar Chinese Spring chromosome 3D, IWGSC CS RefSeq v2.1, whole genome shotgun sequence.
TACCCCGTATTAGTACCCACAAGAACCGTCTTTCCAGTGGGACGTACGGCCTGTGGCGGCCAAGCTAGTACTAGCTAGCAAGGCTCGTACAGCAGCAGATGATCCCCTCCTCTACCGGCGGCCGGGCCCCGGACTCACCCACCCACCCGGAGATGGCAATATTCAATCCGGCGTCAGTCAGCCATGAGTAGTTTCAGTACACACACACAGGCGTTCTTCCTCCTTCGCACCCTCAATCTCtgaaggaaataaaagaaaggggATCCAGCAGCAGCAGGCATGGAGCGAAGACTTTTGACATGCCGGCAGTTAATACGGCCGGCCTCTGCTCTCACTTCATGCCGTTGCTTCGaacgcctccttcttcctccttccctgTGGGCTGTGGTGTGGTGACCGGTGAGGTGAATTTTTTAGTCCGATCAAGTCACCGCCATAAAGAAGGCCCACGTCGGGCAAGATTTACCACTCCCACCCACTGTTCTTTCTTTCTACTGCACCCACGAAGTGTGGACAGAGACACacagaggggagagagggagagaagaaagattattaaaaaagAATAGACAGAATGGAAGAGAAGGGCAAAATGCAAAAGGGGGCGAGAAAATCAGGGGGAAAAGTGGGGTGTTGGAAACGAAGGCCAGGCCAGCCGAGCAGAGCTGTTCGTTGTTGTTATAAAGCCGCAACTtgttcccttccccctccctcccaATCTGCCTGCGCTCCGCTCCCTCATCACTCTCCCCCCTCCGCGCCCGCCGGATCACCCGCCGGcctccgctctctctctctctccaccatcGCCTACGAGCTAGGAGTAGTGGGCTACGACCTACGAGTGAGTGATAGCCCGCAACTCTGTCCCGCCATTACTCCACCCTCATAACAGAGGAAGCAGGGAGCAGAGGAGGCGGAGAAGAGCCGGGAAAGAGCACGCCGGCAGGCAGAGAGTAATCCTTCCGCTCTGCGGCCGTACCTTCacccgggcggcgcggcggccaccaccaccacgctcctaggctcctagctagctagctaccgtAGCTACGAGCGAGCCAGCAGAGAGCCCACTCCTGCATCAATCGCACAGTAAATTCCGGCGCACCCTGCATTCACTGCCCCGTCCGTCCGGCCGGCCAAATCTTTTCTGATCCTCCTCCTCATCGCGAGAAAAGGTTCGTCTCTCCTCTCTTCTCTCCGTGCCGGTGTTTCAGAGGCTGCCGTTCCCGTTTCGTTTTTATATTGGCCTCTCGCGCTCGTATTGGGCGGAGAGTCTGCCTGTGCTGTCCTCCTGGATCTTGATCCCTCTGCTCTGCTCCGTCCGTACACAGCAAAGCACAGCGCAGCCGCGTGGTGAGAGAACGGGGGAGAGGCGAGGATGGTGCCGCGCGAGCATGGGGACGAGGCCATCGTGGCGGACGGGCacggcaaggaggaggaggtcggggtGATGGGCGTGAGCAGCGGCGGCgcggacggcgacgaggagcagcacggcggcggcggcggcaagttcAGCGTGACCAGCTTCCTCTGGCACGGCGGCTCCGTGTGGGACGCCTGGTTCAGCTGCGCCTCCAACCAGGTACCATGTCTGTCTTTCTGAGCATCGATCGccatgatgttgaagaagaagacgatgatgaTTGACTGATGATGAACGGGATGGGTTCTTGTTGCTTGATTGCAGGTGGCGCAGGTGCTGCTGACGCTGCCCTACTCCTTCTCGCAGCTGGGGATGCTCTCGGGCATCCTGCTGCAGCTCTTCTACGGCTTCCTCGGCAGCTGGACCGCCTACCTCATCAGCGTCCTCTACGTCGAGTACCGCTCCCGCAAGGAGAAGGAGGGCGTCAGCTTCAAGAACCACGTCATCCAGGTACCcaccccttctcccctgccccttcCTGCAATCCATGGCGTGCTCCCCTCCCTCTTCTTCGCTAACGGATTGCAGTTCCCGGCCGGCTTCGCCAAACGGACACGCCTTTCTGTCGGCCGCTGCCGATCCGGCCCTGGCTGCAAAAATACGAAAATGCTCTCCTTTTTTCAgccaaaataataattaaaaacgGCCCTGCTTCACGCGTTAGATATGCAGTCTCTTCAAGTTGCTTGCCGAACGGAAAGTGAGAGCTGAGAGCTGCAAATGCAGTGGGCTGCTCCTTCCTTAATCCTTCCCTTTTAGTCCCAAAACCAAAACCACATTTGCTCCCAAGTAATAATCACCATGCTTAATGATTGAAGCAAGGCGGTACGCATGTACTGGATACATGATGTGGTACTAGTGAGTAGTAGTAACTGTGGTTGATTAATGGCGAAGGAATGAAGCAAGAATTACTACTAACCAAGTTTTGATGTTGACCAGTGGTTCGAGGTGCTGGACGGGCTGCTGGGCCCGTACTGGAAGGCGGCCGGGCTGGCCTTCAACTGCACCTTCCTGCTCTTCGGCACCGTCATCCAGCTCATCGCCTGCGCCAGGTCAGTCAGTCCTCAGCCGCCCCACACACACATCCATCGCTCTCATCATCCTACTCCTACCACTGTGTGTCCAGTTCAGTTGCTGAGATGAGCTAGTAGTAAATAAATAAAATTTTATTTACTTGCTTACAGTAACATCTACTACATCAACGACCGGCTGGACAAGCGGACGTGGACGTACATCTTCGGCGCCTGCTGCGCCACCACCGTCTTCATCCCGTCCTTCCACAACTACCGGATCTGGTCCTTCCTGGGCCTGGGCATGACCACCTACACGGCCTGGTACCTGGCCATCGCCGCGCTCATCAACGGGCAGGTGGAGGGCGTCACCCACACCGGCCCCAACAAGCTCGTCCTCTACTTCACCGGCGCCACCAACATCCTCTACACCTTCGGCGGACACGCCGTCACCGTGTAAGCACCCTCAACCCTTCTCTCCTTTTTCACAGCTTATTTATTGATTTATTTGTTTGCTCGGTAAGTAAGTAAATTACTGCTAGTGGTACTCTGtctgacgaagaagaagaagaagggcggtGAGCTTTCCGCCGGGCTGCAGCAGCTTTTGCCTGTGGATCGGGAGGACATGTCCGCACTGGATTGGAAACCCACTTCTATCTTCCATTCCAATGGTCCCCCGGCCCTCACCCCATTCCGGTCCATGGTACTTGCAGCAGTACCACACTAGCATGACAGTACACTGCTGTACTGAGTTAATCTTGATTAACTTACTAAACAAGATTGTAGCTTTGCATCTAGCTAGCCCCATCCATCCACCCCACGGGGCGGCACAGATCCCAAATGCACAGCCAGGGGCACTTAAAAACTTCCATATAGGCCATGGTGGTGGGAACTAGCCTCCTTTGGTTTAGCTTAGCTTAGCTTAGcatccgtttcgaaaaaaaagctTAGCTTAGCTTAGCTTAGCTAGCTTGCGGCCATCAGTGAGTCCAGTCCAGTCCGATCGAGCTCGGTGCGCTCATGTGCGGTGATGCACCCAAAAGGTCCTCCCTGCCAGTACCAGCACCCACACACACATGATACAGTCTAGTCTAATCTAGAGGAGGGGAAAAGAATTGGGGCGCGGTATATTT
Coding sequences within:
- the LOC123079800 gene encoding auxin transporter-like protein 1, with amino-acid sequence MVPREHGDEAIVADGHGKEEEVGVMGVSSGGADGDEEQHGGGGGKFSVTSFLWHGGSVWDAWFSCASNQVAQVLLTLPYSFSQLGMLSGILLQLFYGFLGSWTAYLISVLYVEYRSRKEKEGVSFKNHVIQWFEVLDGLLGPYWKAAGLAFNCTFLLFGTVIQLIACASNIYYINDRLDKRTWTYIFGACCATTVFIPSFHNYRIWSFLGLGMTTYTAWYLAIAALINGQVEGVTHTGPNKLVLYFTGATNILYTFGGHAVTVEIMHAMWKPAKFKYIYLLATLYVFTLTLPSASAMYWAYGDELLAHANAFSLLPKTAWRDAAVILMLIHQFITFGFACTPLYFVWEKVIGMHDTKSVCLRALARLPIVVPIWFLAIIFPFFGPINSAVGALLVSFTVYIIPALAHMLTYRSASARANAAEKPPFFLPSWTGMFVLNAFIVVWVFVVGFGLGGWASMVNFIRQINTFGLFAKCYQCPKPGAAIVAPGPSSLHH